The window GCTTCCCCTTAAAACCTTTCATGCTCCCCGTTTTCCCTCTTACCTTAAACTCCCCCACAGCCTTGCGGAGCGCCCGGTCGAGCTCCTCGGAGGAGACGCGCACGTAGGCGAAGTCGATGAAGTCGCAGTCCACGTCCTGGGTGCCCACGGTGCCAATGGAGTAGGTGCCCTCCTTCTTGTAGTGGAACTTGCCGGTGCTGCGGTGCAGCAGGACGGTGTGGAGCACGGCCAGCATGGCCTCCTCCACCTGCCTGCCCTCCACCGACACCTCCAGCACCTCGGCGCGGCAGTTCATGGCAGGGCCGGCGCTGGAGGGGCCACAGCAGCGGCTGCTGAGGGGACACGAGGGTGGCAGGAAGGGGTTGGATGCAGCCTGGTTTGGGTGACAGCCTCTCTGCCACCCCCCTGTATGCTGGTGTCCTGGTAGCCCACAGGGACCCACCCAGGTGTGCTGATTTGAGTCCCCCACATGCCAAAAGGACCCAGGCGCTCTGGGTGCAGATCCCTCATAGCCCCAGATGTTCTGATTTGGGTCCCCCACATGCCAAAAAGATTCAGGCACCCTTTGTACAGACCCCCCCGTAGCCCTACAGAGACCCAGATGTTCTGAGTCCCCCACATGCCAAAACAACCCAGGCACCCTCGGTATAGACCCCTCATAGTCCCCCATAGCCCCAGGTGTCCTGATTTGAGTTCGCCACATGCCAAAATGATCCAGGCACCCTTGGTATAGACCACCCATAGCCCCAGATGTCCTGATTTGAGTTCCCCACGTGCCACAAGGATCCAGGCACCCTCGGTACAGCCCCCCCCACCCCATAATCCCCACAGAGATGGGGTTGGTTGAAATCCCTCACATCCCACACACATGGGCCCTCCCACACACCTCACAGAAGCTCAAGGGGGTCCAGGACTGGGTGTCCCAAAGGGATCCAGATGTCCCAGGATGGGACCCAAATATCCTGGTCAGGTCTCCTCATGGACCCAATAATCCTGAGGGACCCCAATGTCCTGATCGGGTCCCCTTAGGGATCCAATACCCCAGAGAAACCCAAATGTCCTGCTCAGGTTCCATCAGAGACCCAATATCCCAGAGGGACCCGAATGTCCTGGTCAGGTCCCCTCAGGGACCCAAATGTCCTGCTCAGGTCCCCTCATGGATCCAACACCCCTGAGGGACCCGGGTGTCCCGGTACGGGCCCACCCCCACCTCAGAGGGGCCCGGGGGATCCCCGTTGGGTCCCCCAAAACACCACACAGGCCCAGACGTCCCCGTCCGAGCCCACCTCAGTCTCCCACGGAGCGCCTCAGGCTCCCTCCAGGCTCGAGGCCCCGGATCCCCCTCAGTCCCTGGGCCCCctcagccccggcccggccccggtcCCCACTCGGTCCCTGGGCCCCCTcacccccggcccggccccggcccccaCTCACCGCCCGGGCCCAACCATCTGACGGCACGGAGGAGGGAAGTGGATCATCCCATCTGCTCGTGGGGGGGGGTCAGAACCCACCACCGGCCACCGTAGCCGCTCCTCCGGCCATGACCACTGTGTTTCACCACTCTGAACTTGAttcctttaatatttttcctcttcggtgccgctcccgcccgCGGGGTGTCACCGGGGGCGGAATCGCCGTTCGGAATCTGTGGATTCCCCTCTTCGCTGCTTGGTTCGTTCCCAAGGGGCCATAGAGCTGCAATGCCGCAGCCCGGAGCGGCTCAGCGGCTCCACTGCGCCCTCTGTGCTGGAGGCTCCGCGGCGGCGGTATTGCAGCGGGGCCGGTGTCCCCCGCTGACCCCTGCGGGGACAAGGAGACAACGGGGGGGACACGCGTGGGAACACTGGACACAGGGGCATAGGGGCACGGGGGACACCTGGATATGAAGGGACACAAGGATGTGGGATAGCAGGACCATGAGGAAATAAAGaaggggggacacagggacagatggacacaagGGACAGCATGACACGGGGatatggggacacagggggataCTGGATAAGGGGACATGAAGACTagggggacaaagggacagTCTGACCCCTACAGGGACAAGGCAACAACGGGGGGACACTCGtggggacacgggacagacgGGCACAGACGGGGCCCATGGGGACCACAGGGGCACGGGGGACACCTGGGTACGAAGGGACACAAGGATATGGGACAGCAGGGGAAATAATGaaggggggacacagggacagatggacacaagGAACAGCGTGACACAGGGGGATACTGGATAAGGGGACATGAAGACTagggggacaaagggacagTGAGATGGCTGGATATGGGGATAgggatggacatggggacatgtgGATATGGGGTGCAGTGGGAGCAGGATGTGGGGACTTCAGGGAACTTGGGGGACACAGGaacaggggatggatggacatggggacacagggaacgGGGACATGGGCATTTGGGGCACTGATCGGCCACACTGCCATGAGGACACATGGCTCGGTGTCAGTCGCAGCAGGAATGTGGCCGTGGCGTGTCACCGTGCGGGGAGCCGGGCACACACCGACCGACACGACCGCGTCTGTGCCGAGCAGCCCCGGACCCGCCCGCCGGTTCCACGGAGCTGCTTTTACTCGGCCCTGCCGGTACCGTCCCCGTCCCTCCCGCAGCAGCCCGTGCCGAGGGAACGGGGACAGCGACGGGGACAAGGtggcagagagcagccctgagctgtggggaggggacagagcaacCGCACCGGTGCCAACCCGGTGCCCACCGTGCCCGCTGTTCCCCGCCCCGGTTCCCGTTCGCGGCCCCGCCGTGCGTCAGCGCTGTCCCcacggcgggggcggcggcgggggggacagagggaccctTGTTTTGTGTCACTGCGGGCGCCCTCGGCCCCGCGCCTCAATGTGGCCCTTGTTCCGGGTGTCCCCGTTAACGTTTGCTCCGgggccaggctgtccccagcaggaggaaggcGACAAACCGGGGGACACATCAGCCAGGCGTGTCACCCCCTGCCTTGGACCCCCCGGCTCTGTCCCCAACTCCTGCGCTCGGGACCCCAAACGCCACCACCCCGCCCCCgccagggctggccctgccagcGGCCACGTCCCCAGGAACACGAGCGGGGATCACGGTCACGCTTCCCGGTTATTTTGGGGAGGATAAATCAGGCAGGCGACAGGTGCGGGGCCGCGGCAGCCGGGGGTGAGTGACGGTTCAAGGGCAGCGCCGTGGGCAACGTGAGGCGCCGGAGCCCCGGCTGTCCCCGGTTTGGCGTCCCGGCTGTCCCCGGTTTGGCGTCCCGGTTGTCACCGGCTCTGGAGCCCCGGCTGTCACCGGCTCCGGAGCCCCGGCTGTGCCCGGTTTTGGCATCCCGGCTGTCCCCGGCTGTCCCCAGATCCACCGACCCCGCTGTCCCCGGCTCTGGAGCCCCGATTGTCCCCGGTTTGGCGTCCCGGCTGTCCCGGCTCTGGAGTCCCAGTTGTGCCCGGTTTGACATCCCGGCTGTCCCCGGCTCTGGAGCCCCGGCTGTGCCCAGTTTTGGGATCCCGGCTGTCCCCGGCTGTCCCCAGATCCACCAGCCCGGCTGTCCCCGGTTTGGCCCCGGCTGCCGCCGGCTCCAGTGCCGCAGCTGTCCCCAGATCCACTGTCccggctgtccccagctctggcatcccggctgtcccagctccagtgctctgttttttcccctgctccagcgTCTTGTTTTTATCCAGCCCAagtgtcccagctgctcccagctctgacaTCTCCACTGTCCCGAGCTCCGGCTGTCACcatctcctgtccccagctctgacTGTCCCTAGTCCGGCTGTGGCAGCTCCCGTGTCCTGTTTGTTCCCTCAGGCTCTGCCCTTCCGCAGTGTTCTGGCTGCCCCCAACTCCAACATCCcggtttttccccctctccagcgtcccagctgtccccagccccgctgctctGTCCCCCCTTCCCAATCCCCGAATTtaactaaaaaggaaaaatattaacacACAAGGGACCAAGGTCCCGCCCAGTGGCTCTCACTGTACGTACAAGTTTATATACagaaaatggccaaaaagagggaaacccagaaaaatatatataaagggGAAGGGGCCGAGGTTGAGGGGGCCGGAGCCACCCCTCGCCCACGCCTCCCGCTCTGTACAGGACCCGGCCGGCGCTATTTACATCAGGGGCGTTTTTACAGGGGAAGAGGGCACCGCGCTGGCGATGCCCCGGGGAAGACGgcaccagggctgctgggaggcCACGCCCTGGGCCGTGAAGGCACGTGGGGCACCCCCAAAGGTGCCCCCAAGAAGACTCAGGCATCTGAGGGGGGACCCAGATATCCTGGGAGTGATCCCAGGCATCCCTGGAGTGGTGCAGGGGTGGTCCCAGGCATCCCAAGAGCGATCTAGGGGTGCCCAGGGGATGTTCCAGATATCCTGGGAGTGATCCCAGGCATCCCTGGAGTGGTGCAGGGGTGGTCCCAGGCATCCCAGGAGCGATCTAGGGGTGCCCAGGGGGTCCCAGGCATCCTGTGGATGACCCAGGAGGGGGTTCCAGGTGTTCTGGGGGTGATCCAGGGGTGTGCATGGAGTCTTGGGAATGGCCTGGGTGTCCCAGAGGTCATCCAGGGGTCCACAGGGATGTCCTGGCCATCCCAGAACTGATCCAGGAGTGACCAGGGCAGGTTCCAGGCATCCTGGGAGTGatccagggatgcccaggtgGTTTTTGGGCATTTCTGGGGGTCACCCAGGGGGGGTCCCAAACATCCCAGGGCTGATCTAGGGGTACCCAGGAGATATTCCAGGCATCCCAGGGGTGACCCAGGGGTTCCCAGGGGGTTCCCAGGCATCCTTGGACTGAACCAGGGTTGCCCAGGGCGGGTCCCAGATGTCCCCAGGCGGGTCAGGGGCTCATGGCAGCCCCTTGCCCGGGACTCAGAAAGGCAGAGTGTCCATGAAGATCTTGTCTACGATGGGTGGTGGCGGCACCAGATCCTCCAGCTTGAGGTAGAAGATGCGCTGGAGGCCCTGGGTGCAGAGGCTGCGCAGCTCGGgcagcttccccagcagcttggagaggcagctggagcggccgggctcagcccctgctgctgccacgtGGTCCTTGAGGCAGCCCACGATGCggttctgcagctcctccacccGCTTCGGCTCCTTCAGCCCGTGCCGGTCTGCGGTGACACACAGGCTGTGAGACCGCGGGGACAGACACCAGGTGGCGATGGGGACAGCGCCAGGCCTGGAGCGGGGAGGATCTCACCTGTGATGATGACGAGGGCGGCgaggcaggagaaggaggggacATCGACGCTCATGCGATGCAGGCTCTGGGAGAACTCGAGGATGGCGTCGATCCACTCCCCGAAGCCTCGCACGCACTGCTGCCGGTGCAGCACCACGCCGTTGCAGAAGATGAGTTTTCCTTCCTCtggcttggagctgccaggagaaATCCAGGTCAGCAGAaggcccaggcacagctcagggttCCCCAGCAGAAATCCAGGTGTCAGCCTGGTCACAGCTCAGTTTCCCCAGCAGAAATCCAGGTGACACCCTGGTCACAGCTCAGTTTCCCCAGCAGAAATCCAGGTGACACCCTGGTCACAGCTCAGTTTCCCCAGCAGAAATCCAGGTGACacccccaggcacagctcggGCTCTCCCACCAGAAATCCAGGTGTCACCCTCAGCAGAAATCCAGGTGTCACCCTCATCAGAAATCCAGGTGACACCTGCCCAGAGGTGACACCTGGATTTCTGCTGGGGGTGACACCTGGAACTGGGGATGGGTCAGGATCCAGGTGTCACCCGCAGCAGAAATCCAGGTGTCACCCTGGTCACAGCTCAGGTTCCCCAGCAGAAATCCAGGTGTCACCCCCGTCATTCCCACCCCACTCCCCCTGGGGCTCACCGGTATGCCAGGCGAAGGATGAAGAGCTCCAGGAAGGCTGACTCCAGCAGGAGGTCCTGGTCCTCCTTGGGCAGCTCGCTGAAGCCCTGGATCTTCTCGGCCCACTTGCGGATGACGTCCATGGAGCCCGTGAGGAGGTCATAGAACTGCTGCACGTCCACGGAGTCCTCCTTCTCAAACGGGCACGGCGCTGACTCCTGGAACTGCCGTGGGCACGGGTCAGGAGTGGGGTGGGCACAGGTCAGGACTGGGATGGGTCaggactgggatggggatgggtgaagaactgggatggggatgggtcAGGATTGGGATGGGTCAGGAGTGGGATGGGGAAAGGTCAggactgggatggggaaggattggggtggggatgggccaggatggggatgggtGAAGAACTGGGATGGGCACGGGTGaagaatggggatgggaatgggtcaggactgggattgggatgggtcagaattgggatggggatgggtcAGGATTGGGATGAAGATGGGTCaggactgggatggggatgggtcAGGAACTGGAATGGATCAGGACCTGGGACAGGGGTGGATCAGGAATTgaggtgggaatgggatcaggacCTGGGATGAAGATGGGTGAGgaactgggatggggatgggatcaggatctgggatggggatgggtgaggagctggggatgggtcaggattgggatggggatgggtgaggagctggggatgggtcaggattgggatggggatgggtcaggattgggatggggatgggtgaggagctggggatgggtcaggattgggatggggatgggtgaggagctggggatgggtcaggattgggatggggatgggtcaggattgggatggggatgggtgaggagctggggatgggtcAGGATCCAGCCCCAGCGCTGGCAcggccctgggcagggcatgGAGTGGCACCAGCCCTACCTTGGAGTAGTCGAGCTTGGTGGCGCTGGGGATGGAGTCAATGTGAGCCCGCACCAGCGAGGTGATGAGGCTGACCGGGGACGCATCCGGCGGCTGCTTGGGCTTGGAGGGGAGCCGGCCCCGCCTCCCCTTCAGGCTGTCGGTCCGGACCACTGTGGTTGGGACTTGCGGTGAGttcctgtccccagtgcagccacagaggctgcagagaggggACTCCCCgctcctgctggggaggggaggggtccTGGTACCTTCTTTGACCATGCCGACGGCCAGGCACTTCTGGAAGCGGCAGAACTGGCAGCGGTTCCTGCGCCGCTTGTCCACAGGGCAGTCCTTGTTGGCCAGGCAGATGTACTTGGCATTCTTCTGCACTGTGCGCTGCGGGTGGGGAAGGAGCGGCCGAGCTCAGCCCGGGGCGCCGAGCTCCGAACAAAAGCCCTTCTGtcctcccctgcctccctctccGGCCCAGCATCCGGCTCCGTGTCCGCGGGGAGGGCTCGGCGGCcgtgccccctgccctgcccctccccgGGACACCCCTCAGCATCCTCCCGCTGCCGCAGAGCACGGTGGCGACATCCCGAGGCCGTCCCCTTACCTTGAAGAATCCCTTGCAGCCCTCGCAGGTGCGCACGCCGTAGTGCTGGCACGACGCGTTGTCCCCGCAGACGGCGCAGCGCCCCTCACCTGCCCCGGGGCTGCGCACCTTGCTGGGCGCCAGCGCCGGCCCCTCCAGCAGCGGCgagctgggagccaggggcagccccGAGAAGCCCCTGGGAGCCCCCTGGCTCGGGGGAAAGGCGTCCGTGTCCAGCAGCCGCGGATCCACGCGGGGCGAGGGGCCCAGCTGCCCCTTGAGGGTGGCCGGGGAgccggcagggctgggggccggGGGGCCGAAGGCGAAGAAAGGAGGCTGAGACCCCCCACCCTTGGCTgcctcagcccagggctgcccagcctcATAGTTCGGCAGCGGCGAGTACGGCCCGAAGGAGCCCTCCCATCCTGCGGCCTGCGGGGGCTGGAAGCCGGGCGTGGCGGGcgaggggatggagcaggggctCCCGTAGCAGTCCGAGCCGCTGGAGGACAGGGTCTCGTCCGGCTGCCCCCCGAAGGCGCTGGGGTAGCAGCCGTACACCTGGAAATCCTCCAGCTTGAAGGCGGTGGCGGCGCTGGGCTGGCCGCTGGATGGCAGCTGGTAGAGGAAGGCGTCGAACTCGCCGGCGTAGCCCTCCATGAAGGTGCTgaagctgggcagggctggggcggCCGCCAGATCGGCTCCGGCCACTTCCATGGGGAATCGGCCGCCCTCGGGGCTGAGCAGCTCGGCCGGGCAGCGCTCGCAGGGGCCGGCGCCCGTGGTGCTGCACTGGGCCTGGATGCAGGGCATCTctgaggggagagaggggcGTCAGAAACACAGGGGTCACCCCAGCAGGAACCCAGGTGTCACCCCCCACAGAAATCCAGGTGTCACCCCAGCAGAAATCCAGGTGTCACCCCAGCAGAAATCCAGGTGTCACCCCTCACAGAAACCCAGGTGTCACCCCAGCAGAAATCCAGGTGTCACACCCAGCAGAAACCCAGGTGTCACCCCCCCCCCTCAGCTCGGTACAGCCCCTCTGGCATCCGTGCAGAGGATGGAGACAGGGTGGGAGCTGTGAGAGCTTCCCCAGGGTTCTCCTCGTGCTGGAGCTGCGCCTCCATGGCCACTGGCAGCGTGGTGGCGGccaccagtgtccccaggaaaggtcacagcacagccaatGGGTGCAAAGGACATTGCCCAAAACGCTGGCTTAGCAAAAGCCCCCGAAAGGGAATGAAGGAGGAATGTGGCCAGCAGATTCCCAAGCCCTCGGGTTGGACAAGGGAAGCCAGAgttggggctgagctgggttttGAGGATTCCACTTCCCCCATAATCccttttagggttttttgggaacATCAGCGCAGGTGAGGGGGAGAGGAGCCCACCCTGTGTCCCTGGAGCCCCCTGGGGGCTGTGCATGGCTCTGGTGAGACATAAGCAGAGTCCTGTGTCCAGCTGAAAGCCAAGGCAGAAGTGACCCCGATGGCAAGACGATAATGTAATTCATCTCTcagacctttaaaggtcacgCTGCGCTGGCCCCCGGCCACGTCCTGGCACggccctgctgccagagcccc of the Molothrus aeneus isolate 106 chromosome 30, BPBGC_Maene_1.0, whole genome shotgun sequence genome contains:
- the NR4A1 gene encoding LOW QUALITY PROTEIN: nuclear receptor subfamily 4immunitygroup A member 1 (The sequence of the model RefSeq protein was modified relative to this genomic sequence to represent the inferred CDS: inserted 2 bases in 1 codon) — protein: MEPLVRHGRAPAGAAPPVRHRPRAAPRVTERLRESSGGAGARRSPRSGRGXGAGTGAPPRRHPEMPCIQAQCSTTGAGPCERCPAELLSPEGGRFPMEVAGADLAAAPALPSFSTFMEGYAGEFDAFLYQLPSSGQPSAATAFKLEDFQVYGCYPSAFGGQPDETLSSSGSDCYGSPCSIPSPATPGFQPPQAAGWEGSFGPYSPLPNYEAGQPWAEAAKGGGSQPPFFAFGPPAPSPAGSPATLKGQLGPSPRVDPRLLDTDAFPPSQGAPRGFSGLPLAPSSPLLEGPALAPSKVRSPGAGEGRCAVCGDNASCQHYGVRTCEGCKGFFKRTVQKNAKYICLANKDCPVDKRRRNRCQFCRFQKCLAVGMVKEVVRTDSLKGRRGRLPSKPKQPPDASPVSLITSLVRAHIDSIPSATKLDYSKFQESAPCPFEKEDSVDVQQFYDLLTGSMDVIRKWAEKIQGFSELPKEDQDLLLESAFLELFILRLAYRSKPEEGKLIFCNGVVLHRQQCVRGFGEWIDAILEFSQSLHRMSVDVPSFSCLAALVIITDRHGLKEPKRVEELQNRIVGCLKDHVAAAGAEPGRSSCLSKLLGKLPELRSLCTQGLQRIFYLKLEDLVPPPPIVDKIFMDTLPF